In Anthonomus grandis grandis chromosome 5, icAntGran1.3, whole genome shotgun sequence, the following are encoded in one genomic region:
- the LOC126736230 gene encoding SAGA-associated factor 11 homolog — protein sequence MSKRQLLQQQQQQPALNDLNLEDLVDREEDPGLFDHLEQDFKDLLSNKQVLQNSVEKFLNNLFDEITLGLIFDLHRKYKTRAYGPVTENGDDDDEHKQIVFPTHNPVKNNQKCICPNCEKIVAPLRFARHLAQCMGVSDTSRPSRHATRRAATNKDKGDPSAYAGVPSDDDDDEDWNSRRNNKKKDKNGGKKNRGTPKKNAEQEVVDPINVDVEGGFDEVPNLRYMIDQDRRSYSSDLHEARSSSSSPVEGVGCLTPPKRRDKSKKKKRKERGSPGTSLSFD from the exons ATGTCCAAAAGGCAACTGttacaacaacaacaacaacaacccGCCCTGAACGACCTGAACCTCGAGGACCTCGTAGATCGCGAGGAGGATCCCGGTTTATTCGATCACCTCGAGCAAGATTTCAAAGATTTATTAAGTAACAAACAGGTACTTCAAAACTCCGTTGAAAAATTCCTCAATAACTTGTTTGACGAAATAACGTTAGGCTTAATATTTGATTTGCATAGAAAGTACAAAACTAGGGCCTACGGTCCCGTTACGGAAAACGGGGACGATGACGACGAACATAAGCAAATCGTATTTCCCACCCACAATCCCGTCAAGAATAATCAAAAGTGTATTTGTCCCAATTGCGAGAAGATTGTTGCTCCGTTGAGGTTCGCTAGGCATTTGGCTCAATGTATGG GTGTGAGCGACACGAGTCGTCCCTCGAGACACGCCACCCGTAGGGCAGCAACCAATAAAGACAAAGGAGACCCTTCGGCTTACGCGGGCGTACCGTccgacgacgacgacgacgagGACTGGAACTCACGCAGGAACAAcaagaaaaaagacaaaaacgGAGGAAAAAAGAACCGAG GAACGCCAAAGAAAAACGCCGAACAAGAGGTCGTCGATCCGATTAATGTGGATGTCGAGG GTGGTTTTGATGAGGTGCCAAATCTACGTTACATGATCGATCAGGACAGACGTTCTTATTCGAGTGACCTTCACGAGGCAAGGTCGAGCAGCTCCTCCCCCGTGGAGGGGGTGGGATGCTTGACTCCGCCCAAGAGGCGTGACAAatcgaagaagaagaaaaggaaGGAGAGAGGCTCGCCTGGTACTTCTTTGTCCTTCGATTAG
- the LOC126735922 gene encoding microtubule-associated protein RP/EB family member 1 isoform X2 gives MAVNVYSTNVTTENLSRHDMLAWVNECLQSSFGKIEELCTGAAYCQFMDMLFPSSGSVQLKRVKFRTNLEHEYIQNFKILQAAFKKMGVDKIIPVDKLIKGRFQDNFEFLQWFKKFFDANYDGSEYDALEARGGIPLGSGAKQQQQQNGHQHHHALPAATRAPPPPRQQVPKAAPKAAPIAARPAPNRNAGDLSGKIEDLNTQIAEYKMTVEGLEKERDFYFGKLRDIEVMCQEEENNPLIQKILDVLYATEEEREEMIYTEKMMKKLKVLTVMNEKSSSETHLPKLYPENNNNNFGGLVDQRR, from the exons ATGGCGGTGAACGTATACTCGACAAATGTTACAACAGAGAACCTCTCTCGGCATGATATGCTCGCTTGGGTCAACGAATGCCTCCAGAGTAGTTTTGGCAAAATCGAAGAATTATGCACTGGCGCTGCATACTGTCAATTCATGGATATGCTCTTCCCATCATCAG GCTCCGTTCAGTTGAAACGAGTGAAATTCCGCACCAACCTCGAGCACGAGTACATTCAAAACTTCAAAATCCTACAGGCGGCCTTTAAGAAAATGGGCGTGGATAAG ATAATCCCGGTAGACAAGCTGATAAAGGGCCGCTTTCAAGACAACTTCGAGTTTCTGCAGtggttcaaaaagtttttcgaTGCGAATTACGACGGGAGCGAGTATGACGCGCTCGAGGCCCGGGGCGGGATCCCTTTGGGCTCGGGGGctaaacaacaacaacaacaaaatggTCATCAGCATCATCATGCTCTACCAGCTGCTACCAGGGCGCCGCCCCCACCAAGACAACAGG TGCCTAAAGCGGCCCCCAAGGCGGCCCCGATCGCTGCCAGGCCCGCCCCCAACCGGAACGCCGGCGACTTATCCGGGAAAATCGAGGATTTAAATACTCAGATCGCCGAGTATAAg ATGACCGTAGAGGGGCTGGAAAAAGAGCGAGATTTTTACTTCGGAAAGTTGAGGGACATCGAGGTGATGTGCCAAGAGGAAGAGAACAATCCCCTGATCCAGAAGATTTTAGATGTACTGTACGCCACAGAG GAGGAGAGGGAGGAGATGATTTACACGGAAAAAATGATGAAGAAGCTGAAAGTGCTTACGGTCATGAACGAGAAGTCGTCGAGCGAGACTCACCTTCCCAAATTGTATccggaaaataataataataatttcggTGGGTTAGTGGATCAAAGGCGCTAG
- the LOC126735922 gene encoding microtubule-associated protein RP/EB family member 1 isoform X1, whose protein sequence is MAVNVYSTNVTTENLSRHDMLAWVNECLQSSFGKIEELCTGAAYCQFMDMLFPSSGSVQLKRVKFRTNLEHEYIQNFKILQAAFKKMGVDKIVPIDKLVKGRFQDNFEFLQWFKKFFDANYRGNEYDALGARGGEQMGNGGANAPKGHGMMQRKPAAMVQPTAAPNRAGAASVANKPVGKARAMPKAAPKAAPIAARPAPNRNAGDLSGKIEDLNTQIAEYKMTVEGLEKERDFYFGKLRDIEVMCQEEENNPLIQKILDVLYATEEEREEMIYTEKMMKKLKVLTVMNEKSSSETHLPKLYPENNNNNFGGLVDQRR, encoded by the exons ATGGCGGTGAACGTATACTCGACAAATGTTACAACAGAGAACCTCTCTCGGCATGATATGCTCGCTTGGGTCAACGAATGCCTCCAGAGTAGTTTTGGCAAAATCGAAGAATTATGCACTGGCGCTGCATACTGTCAATTCATGGATATGCTCTTCCCATCATCAG GCTCCGTTCAGTTGAAACGAGTGAAATTCCGCACCAACCTCGAGCACGAGTACATTCAAAACTTCAAAATCCTACAGGCGGCCTTTAAGAAAATGGGCGTGGATAAG ATCGTACCGATCGACAAGCTGGTGAAGGGCCGTTTCCAAGATAACTTCGAGTTTTTGCAATGGTTCAAGAAGTTCTTCGACGCGAACTACCGGGGGAACGAGTACGACGCGTTGGGCGCCAGGGGCGGCGAGCAGATGGGCAACGGGGGCGCGAACGCGCCCAAGGGCCACGGCATGATGCAACGGAAACCGGCGGCGATGGTGCAGCCGACCGCCGCCCCCAATCGGGCCGGTGCCGCCTCCGTCGCCAACAAGCCTGTCGGCAAGGCCAGGGCCA TGCCTAAAGCGGCCCCCAAGGCGGCCCCGATCGCTGCCAGGCCCGCCCCCAACCGGAACGCCGGCGACTTATCCGGGAAAATCGAGGATTTAAATACTCAGATCGCCGAGTATAAg ATGACCGTAGAGGGGCTGGAAAAAGAGCGAGATTTTTACTTCGGAAAGTTGAGGGACATCGAGGTGATGTGCCAAGAGGAAGAGAACAATCCCCTGATCCAGAAGATTTTAGATGTACTGTACGCCACAGAG GAGGAGAGGGAGGAGATGATTTACACGGAAAAAATGATGAAGAAGCTGAAAGTGCTTACGGTCATGAACGAGAAGTCGTCGAGCGAGACTCACCTTCCCAAATTGTATccggaaaataataataataatttcggTGGGTTAGTGGATCAAAGGCGCTAG
- the LOC126735922 gene encoding microtubule-associated protein RP/EB family member 1 isoform X3 produces the protein MAVNVYSTNVTTENLSRHDMLAWVNECLQSSFGKIEELCTGAAYCQFMDMLFPSSGSVQLKRVKFRTNLEHEYIQNFKILQAAFKKMGVDKIVPIDKLVKGRFQDNFEFLQWFKKFFDANYRGNEYDALGARGGEQMGNGGANAPKGHGMMQRKPAAMVQPTAAPNRAGAASVANKPVGKARAMPKAAPKAAPIAARPAPNRNAGDLSGKIEDLNTQIAEYKMTVEGLEKERDFYFGKLRDIEVMCQEEENNPLIQKILDVLYATEDGFAPPDEVEVGAGDEDEY, from the exons ATGGCGGTGAACGTATACTCGACAAATGTTACAACAGAGAACCTCTCTCGGCATGATATGCTCGCTTGGGTCAACGAATGCCTCCAGAGTAGTTTTGGCAAAATCGAAGAATTATGCACTGGCGCTGCATACTGTCAATTCATGGATATGCTCTTCCCATCATCAG GCTCCGTTCAGTTGAAACGAGTGAAATTCCGCACCAACCTCGAGCACGAGTACATTCAAAACTTCAAAATCCTACAGGCGGCCTTTAAGAAAATGGGCGTGGATAAG ATCGTACCGATCGACAAGCTGGTGAAGGGCCGTTTCCAAGATAACTTCGAGTTTTTGCAATGGTTCAAGAAGTTCTTCGACGCGAACTACCGGGGGAACGAGTACGACGCGTTGGGCGCCAGGGGCGGCGAGCAGATGGGCAACGGGGGCGCGAACGCGCCCAAGGGCCACGGCATGATGCAACGGAAACCGGCGGCGATGGTGCAGCCGACCGCCGCCCCCAATCGGGCCGGTGCCGCCTCCGTCGCCAACAAGCCTGTCGGCAAGGCCAGGGCCA TGCCTAAAGCGGCCCCCAAGGCGGCCCCGATCGCTGCCAGGCCCGCCCCCAACCGGAACGCCGGCGACTTATCCGGGAAAATCGAGGATTTAAATACTCAGATCGCCGAGTATAAg ATGACCGTAGAGGGGCTGGAAAAAGAGCGAGATTTTTACTTCGGAAAGTTGAGGGACATCGAGGTGATGTGCCAAGAGGAAGAGAACAATCCCCTGATCCAGAAGATTTTAGATGTACTGTACGCCACAGAG